A single window of Polyodon spathula isolate WHYD16114869_AA chromosome 2, ASM1765450v1, whole genome shotgun sequence DNA harbors:
- the ufsp2 gene encoding ufm1-specific protease 2, which translates to MVMLDSTSLFFRVRGDLELTFQLYSTDEATIKKTLSKAIQDLSAKVISESLVFSVCNSSVYLWPNKKPRIIPAEITENTPCKDIQLYVQVEGNDEAKRSARRKDKKNPATGIIDLNLMFEMTKPAASAAPSIIRENKKHHHVNMTLPMDAVVAVEPEENVGIVTSLLVKAICTQLSDMEKSILRYMKGTSFHEPKPFHFMLPEPAGLVSVIYPAGVSDEELATVRKELHTQFQLPEDRPYLRRANAYHFQNETYKDGYLRNPHLSLKNPNVEGGGVYLVQGVYSYHHYMQDRMDDNGWGCAYRSLQTICSWFKQQGYTDKAVPTHKDIQQVLVDVKDKPSSFVGSRQWIGSIEVQTVLDHLLGITSKIIFVSQGSELASKGRELANHFRNEGTPIMIGGGVLAHTILGVAWSETTGQMKYLILDPHYTGAEDLQVITDKGWCGWKGPDFWDQNAYYNLCMPQRPKAI; encoded by the exons ATG GTTATGCTAGACAGCACCAGCTTATTCTTTAGAGTAAGAGGGGACCTGGAACTTACCTTTCAGCTATATAGTACAgatg AAGCAACAATAAAGAAGACCCTATCCAAGGCTATTCAAGATCTTTCAGCAAAAGTGATTTCAGAATCTTTAGTGTTCAGTGTTTGCAACAGTTCGGTCTATTTATGGCCAAACAAGAAACCCAGGATAATACCAGCAGAAATTACAGAAAATACACCCTGCAAAGATATTCAGCTGTATGTTCA GGTGGAGGGAAATGATGAAGCAAAGAGATCTGCCAGAAGGAAAGACAAAAAGAACCCAGCAACA GGCATCATAGACCTTAACCTGATGTTTGAGATGACAAAACCTGCTGCATCAGCAGCACCTTCCATCATCCGGGAAAACAAGAAACATCACCATGTAAATATGACCCTGCCAATGGATGCAGTAGTAGCAGTTGAGCCAGAAGAGAATGTGGGAAT tgtcacTAGCCTCCTGGTGAAGGCTATTTGTACCCAGTTATCAGACATGGAGAAGAGTATTTTGAGGTACATGAAAGGAACATCCTTCCATGAACCCAAACCTTTCCACTTCATGTTGCCAGAGCCTGCCGGTCTTGTGAGTGTGATTTACCCTGCTGGAGTGTCTGACGAGGAACTGGCCACCGTTCGAAAG gAGCTACATACCCAATTTCAACTACCAGAAGATAGACCTTACTTGAGAAGAGCCAATGCATATCACTTTCAAAATGAGACTTACAAAGATGGTTATCTGAGGAATCCACATTTGTCTCTGAAGAATCCCAACGTGGAGGGTGGCGGG GTGTATTTGGTTCAGGGGGTTTATAGCTATCACCACTACATGCAGGATCGCATGGATGATAATGGCTGGGGTTGTGCTTATCGGTCTCTGCAGACCATCTGTTCCTGGTTCAAACAACAGGGATACACAGACAAGGCGGTACCAACACATAAAGATATTCAACAG GTCTTAGTAGATGTTAAAGACAAACCTAGTTCTTTTGTTGGATCAAGGCAGTGGATTGGGTCCATTGAAGTGCAAACTGTATTGGATCATCTGCTTGGAATAACCTCAAAGATTATTTTTGTCAG CCAaggttctgagctggcatcaaaGGGCAGAGAACTTGCAAATCATTTCAGGAATGAAGGGACACCAATTATGATTG gtGGGGGTGTTTTAGCACATACTATCTTGGGAGTTGCTTGGAGTGAAACTACGGGGCAGATGAAATACCTGATTTTGGACCCTCACTATACAGGAGCAGAAGACCTACAAGTCATCACTGATAAG ggtTGGTGTGGATGGAAAGGACCTGACTTCTGGGACCAAAATGCATATTACAATCTCTGTATGCCTCAGAGACCGAAGGCAATATGA
- the LOC121297678 gene encoding UPF0602 protein C4orf47 homolog isoform X1, which yields MPSEMKTDMERIGLFSEPTYITIGDKYTSPYNRNFSAADSKNKQMLPGGSKVRSALQEGYFDSQFKRIFEKEAYSDPVKQRRQFKMQQSKKNIGKPFLPSNGEKKPSGTGSYYGTFSAPIEAMSALQVPKTPYKSPGKNVLTNPPKHGTGYGYHNLTLSKPYPYTADPYDREKQMRKTDNSSKRNLLKGGAFFLNLHPKDLFDSNPYKFDKPLPPLKKSGGKKPAVVPFKPSSPPKKIGGMKAGTFEVYPSHSADPFTVKITKASAKNKEGRVFQPSPGPKSRPVKSVVIANIMKTVTPANYMNLQSVMAY from the exons ATGCCTTCCGAAATGAAGACAGATATGGAGAGGATTGGCCTCTTCAGTGAGCCAACCTATATCACTATTGGAGACAAATACACGTCTCCTTACAACA GAAATTTCAGTGCTGCAGATTCCAAAAACAAGCAAATGTTGCCTGGAGGCTCGAAGGTGAGGTCAGCCCTTCAAGAGGGTTACTTTGATTCTCAGTTTAAGAGAATCTTTGAAAAAGAAGCCTATTCTGACCCAGTCAAACAAAGGAGACAATTCAAGATGCAGCAGTCAAAGAAGAATATAGGAAAACCCTTTCTTCCCAGCAACGGGGAAAAAAAGCC GTCAGGAACCGGCAGCTACTATGGGACATTTAGTGCTCCCATTGAAGCAATGAGTGCACTACAAGTACCCAAAACACCTTACAAATCACCAGGAAAGAATGTTTTAACAAACCCTCCAAAGCACGGGACTGGATACGG ATATCACAATTTAACTTTGTCAAAACCATACCCGTACACTGCAGACCCCtatgacagagaaaaacaaatgagAAAG ACAGATAACTCATCAAAAAGAAACTTGCTCAAGGGTGGAGCATTTTTCTTAAACCTCCATCCAAAAGATCTCTTTGATAGCAATCCATACAAATTTGACAAGCCTTTGCCACCTTTAAAGAAGAGTGGAGGGAAAAAGCCTGCTGTCGTACCATTTAAACCAAGTTCACCGCCCAAGAAG ATTGGTGGTATGAAAGCTGGAACGTTTGAAGTGTATCCTTCCCATTCAGCTGATCCCTTTACAGTGAAAATAACCAAGGCTAGCGCTAAAAACAAGGAAGGAAGGGTATTCCAACCATCTCCTGGACCAAAGAGCAGGCCTGTAAAAAGTGTTGTTATTGCCAATATCATGAA gaCGGTTACCCCAGCTAACTATATGAATTTACAAAGTGTAATGGCATACTGA
- the LOC121297678 gene encoding UPF0602 protein C4orf47 homolog isoform X2, protein MPSEMKTDMERIGLFSEPTYITIGDKYTSPYNRNFSAADSKNKQMLPGGSKVRSALQEGYFDSQFKRIFEKEAYSDPVKQRRQFKMQQSKKNIGKPFLPSNGEKKPYHNLTLSKPYPYTADPYDREKQMRKTDNSSKRNLLKGGAFFLNLHPKDLFDSNPYKFDKPLPPLKKSGGKKPAVVPFKPSSPPKKIGGMKAGTFEVYPSHSADPFTVKITKASAKNKEGRVFQPSPGPKSRPVKSVVIANIMKTVTPANYMNLQSVMAY, encoded by the exons ATGCCTTCCGAAATGAAGACAGATATGGAGAGGATTGGCCTCTTCAGTGAGCCAACCTATATCACTATTGGAGACAAATACACGTCTCCTTACAACA GAAATTTCAGTGCTGCAGATTCCAAAAACAAGCAAATGTTGCCTGGAGGCTCGAAGGTGAGGTCAGCCCTTCAAGAGGGTTACTTTGATTCTCAGTTTAAGAGAATCTTTGAAAAAGAAGCCTATTCTGACCCAGTCAAACAAAGGAGACAATTCAAGATGCAGCAGTCAAAGAAGAATATAGGAAAACCCTTTCTTCCCAGCAACGGGGAAAAAAAGCC ATATCACAATTTAACTTTGTCAAAACCATACCCGTACACTGCAGACCCCtatgacagagaaaaacaaatgagAAAG ACAGATAACTCATCAAAAAGAAACTTGCTCAAGGGTGGAGCATTTTTCTTAAACCTCCATCCAAAAGATCTCTTTGATAGCAATCCATACAAATTTGACAAGCCTTTGCCACCTTTAAAGAAGAGTGGAGGGAAAAAGCCTGCTGTCGTACCATTTAAACCAAGTTCACCGCCCAAGAAG ATTGGTGGTATGAAAGCTGGAACGTTTGAAGTGTATCCTTCCCATTCAGCTGATCCCTTTACAGTGAAAATAACCAAGGCTAGCGCTAAAAACAAGGAAGGAAGGGTATTCCAACCATCTCCTGGACCAAAGAGCAGGCCTGTAAAAAGTGTTGTTATTGCCAATATCATGAA gaCGGTTACCCCAGCTAACTATATGAATTTACAAAGTGTAATGGCATACTGA